One stretch of Hydrogenovibrio kuenenii DSM 12350 DNA includes these proteins:
- a CDS encoding helix-turn-helix domain-containing protein — protein MTNTVKLELHETLKTARKAQTLTLEMVSERLKLTKAQIEYFESPELDLDALNTFQRGYLRNYANMLSIDIGEFEGHFPEGVSVSSDLSRVEQDEAHHKPVISNRLMRWIMWGVIVLIVVVLIVINQ, from the coding sequence ATGACAAATACCGTGAAACTAGAACTGCATGAAACACTAAAAACAGCCAGGAAAGCGCAAACGCTGACGCTTGAAATGGTAAGTGAAAGATTGAAGTTGACTAAGGCCCAGATAGAGTACTTTGAGAGTCCTGAGTTAGATTTAGATGCCTTAAACACTTTTCAGAGAGGGTATTTACGGAACTATGCCAATATGCTATCGATTGATATTGGCGAGTTTGAAGGCCACTTTCCAGAGGGTGTTTCTGTGAGTTCAGATTTGTCTCGAGTTGAGCAAGATGAAGCGCATCATAAGCCAGTTATATCTAATCGTCTTATGCGTTGGATAATGTGGGGCGTTATCGTTTTGATCGTGGTAGTTTTAATTGTGATTAACCAATAA
- the cysE gene encoding serine O-acetyltransferase has protein sequence MFKRIKSDVKSVFDRDPAARSTFEVLTTYPGVHAILFYRLTHWLWGKGLKWLARFISGFARWFTGIEIHPAAKIGDRFFIDHGMGIVIGETAEIGDDCTLYHGVTLGGISSSEGKRHPTLGNRVVVGAGAKVLGPILINDDVRIGSNAVVLKSVPADRTVVGIPGRIVDPDRDVKKSRREKMAEKIGFDAYGVSQDVQDPIEKAIFSLLDHVQSQDEQLEKLNQAVKQLGGTDSHVDLPSLQGAVLEPDNPENQAHIKKAVDAKD, from the coding sequence ATGTTTAAAAGAATTAAATCAGATGTTAAATCCGTTTTTGATCGTGATCCTGCTGCGAGAAGTACGTTTGAAGTTTTAACAACTTATCCTGGCGTCCATGCGATTTTATTTTATCGTTTGACTCATTGGCTGTGGGGCAAGGGATTGAAATGGCTCGCGAGATTTATTTCAGGTTTCGCAAGATGGTTTACGGGGATCGAGATTCATCCCGCGGCAAAAATTGGTGATCGTTTTTTTATCGATCATGGTATGGGTATTGTTATCGGTGAAACAGCCGAGATTGGCGATGATTGTACTTTGTATCATGGCGTGACGCTTGGTGGGATTAGTAGTTCCGAAGGAAAGCGTCACCCAACACTGGGTAACAGAGTCGTTGTAGGTGCTGGTGCCAAAGTTCTTGGTCCTATTCTTATTAATGATGATGTTCGAATAGGTTCTAATGCTGTGGTTTTGAAGTCTGTGCCAGCTGATCGTACGGTTGTTGGGATTCCTGGGCGTATTGTTGACCCTGATAGGGATGTTAAAAAGTCACGTAGGGAAAAAATGGCAGAGAAAATTGGCTTTGATGCTTACGGTGTAAGCCAAGACGTACAAGATCCGATTGAAAAGGCAATTTTTAGTTTATTGGATCATGTTCAAAGCCAAGATGAGCAACTAGAAAAGCTTAATCAAGCTGTCAAGCAACTAGGCGGTACGGATTCGCATGTTGATTTGCCAAGCTTGCAAGGTGCGGTATTGGAGCCTGATAACCCAGAGAATCAGGCGCATATTAAAAAAGCCGTTGATGCTAAAGACTGA
- the bamB gene encoding outer membrane protein assembly factor BamB: protein MKRLSFNRHSFSALLLLFLAGVLQSCSQPGIVRDPTPLVKMSSPYALHKDWQIQLDKFKYSDSEGLYFAENDKAIFFANPDGVLTSALKANQSRWTDQVNWQRKFNEPILSGPTIYQSNLIIGTAKGSLLSVSQASGAIQWRAELSSEVLSLPVIENGQIFVRTVDGKLYSVNAGTGKINWTVDHQLPNLSLRGIAPVTYSDGTLYVGWESGSVQALDAKTGQTKWQTQLLVPKGRTDLERMVDIQSELVLKAGRLYVLGYHGKLAALNPENGNLYWAKDVSGFRDFLVDGKAVYLSDENDILHAYDLYTGTEIWKQEHLKYRRLTDLSFYNNNQILVADGYGVVHWIDKLDGTIVARARHSAADSVRSKLVRVWFDHKRLYLQDTGGYITAYNVVPSDWYEFNRPNDPMGIMKTSHKESH from the coding sequence TTGAAGCGTCTTTCGTTTAACCGTCACTCTTTTTCAGCTCTGCTGCTACTATTTTTGGCAGGGGTTTTACAATCGTGTTCTCAACCAGGTATTGTTCGAGATCCTACTCCGTTGGTGAAAATGTCATCGCCTTATGCCTTGCATAAGGATTGGCAAATTCAGCTGGATAAATTTAAGTATTCAGACAGTGAAGGCCTGTATTTTGCAGAGAATGACAAGGCAATCTTTTTTGCAAACCCAGATGGTGTTTTGACATCAGCTCTAAAAGCGAATCAAAGCCGTTGGACGGATCAGGTGAATTGGCAAAGAAAGTTCAATGAGCCGATTTTGTCAGGGCCAACTATTTATCAATCAAACTTAATTATTGGTACCGCAAAAGGCAGTCTGTTGAGTGTTTCTCAGGCGTCTGGTGCCATTCAATGGCGTGCAGAATTATCCAGTGAAGTTCTGAGTTTACCTGTAATCGAAAATGGACAGATTTTTGTACGTACAGTAGATGGTAAGCTTTATTCTGTGAATGCAGGAACGGGTAAAATTAATTGGACTGTCGATCACCAGCTCCCAAACCTTTCTTTGAGAGGGATTGCGCCAGTTACCTATTCTGACGGTACGCTTTATGTTGGTTGGGAGTCAGGATCGGTACAAGCCCTAGATGCTAAAACTGGGCAAACGAAATGGCAAACTCAGCTGTTGGTGCCAAAAGGTAGAACAGACTTAGAGAGAATGGTTGATATTCAATCTGAGCTGGTATTAAAAGCAGGGCGTTTGTATGTACTGGGCTATCACGGCAAGCTTGCTGCTTTGAATCCAGAAAATGGCAACCTTTACTGGGCTAAAGACGTTTCTGGATTTAGAGATTTTTTAGTAGATGGCAAAGCAGTTTATTTGTCTGATGAAAATGATATTTTGCATGCTTATGACCTTTATACAGGTACAGAAATTTGGAAGCAAGAGCACCTAAAATATCGTCGCTTAACCGATTTATCTTTTTATAACAATAATCAGATTTTAGTTGCAGATGGCTATGGCGTGGTCCACTGGATAGATAAGCTTGATGGGACTATTGTTGCACGTGCACGTCATAGTGCGGCAGATTCAGTTAGATCAAAACTTGTACGCGTTTGGTTTGATCATAAACGACTCTATTTACAAGATACTGGTGGCTATATCACTGCTTACAATGTTGTCCCTTCTGATTGGTATGAATTTAATCGTCCAAATGACCCTATGGGTATTATGAAAACTTCACACAAAGAGAGTCACTAG
- a CDS encoding HesB/IscA family protein yields MSVTLTEAAAERVRTMLAKRGHGLGIKLATKVSGCAGFAYVVDYADEITDSDAVFESHGQKVVVPQKSLELVDGTELDYVKESLLNEGFEFHNPRVKDSCGCGESFSV; encoded by the coding sequence ATGTCTGTCACTTTAACAGAAGCTGCGGCTGAAAGAGTCAGAACTATGTTGGCTAAAAGAGGTCATGGTCTTGGTATTAAATTAGCAACAAAAGTAAGTGGTTGTGCAGGCTTTGCTTATGTAGTTGATTATGCAGATGAGATTACGGATTCGGACGCTGTATTCGAAAGTCATGGTCAAAAAGTAGTCGTCCCTCAGAAGAGTTTAGAGTTGGTCGATGGTACTGAATTAGACTATGTGAAAGAAAGTTTGCTGAATGAAGGGTTTGAGTTTCACAATCCTAGAGTAAAAGATTCTTGTGGTTGTGGTGAATCATTTAGCGTGTAA
- the der gene encoding ribosome biogenesis GTPase Der: MSKPVIALVGRPNVGKSTLFNRLTRTRDAIVADYPGLTRDRQYGTGRTGSSPYIVVDTGGLSGEQEGVDPLMAGQVRSAIEEADAILFLVDGRAGLIPADEAIANYIRQFNKPIYLVVNKAEGHNQQLISADFFQMGLGQPYVISSAHGDNVTETIEHVLEEVGHEEEEKPFDLDEHPGIRVAVVGRPNVGKSTLINRMIGEERVVAFDMPGTTRDSIFVPFERDGQAYTLIDTAGVRRRKNIKEKIEKFSIVKAIEAMESCNIVVLVIDGSEGITDQDLTLLGLALESGRGLVITINKWDNLSEDQRNKIKHELEFKMPFVDYAKKHLISALHGSGVGDLFKTIRGVYQAVMKKVSTADLNRVLEQAILDHQPPLIGGRRIKLRYAHLGGSNPPRVIIHGTQVDKLPQAYTKYLMNVFRKAFKWEGTPVFIEYKVTANPYENRKSEFKARRGKSETQAENLALKRRKKKNSQQKRRTN, encoded by the coding sequence GTGAGTAAACCGGTTATTGCACTTGTCGGTCGTCCTAATGTCGGTAAATCGACTTTATTTAATCGTTTGACTCGTACGAGAGATGCTATCGTTGCCGACTATCCAGGTTTGACGCGTGATCGTCAGTATGGAACAGGGCGTACAGGTAGTTCACCTTATATTGTGGTTGATACAGGTGGTTTGAGTGGTGAGCAGGAAGGAGTTGACCCTTTAATGGCTGGTCAAGTTCGCTCTGCAATTGAAGAAGCTGATGCTATTTTGTTTTTAGTTGATGGGCGAGCAGGATTGATTCCAGCAGATGAGGCTATTGCTAACTATATCCGTCAATTTAACAAGCCAATTTATTTAGTCGTGAATAAGGCAGAAGGCCACAATCAACAGCTAATTTCGGCCGACTTTTTCCAAATGGGTCTAGGCCAGCCTTATGTCATTTCTTCTGCTCATGGCGATAACGTTACAGAAACCATTGAGCACGTATTGGAAGAGGTGGGGCATGAAGAGGAAGAAAAGCCTTTTGACCTTGATGAACACCCTGGGATTCGTGTTGCAGTTGTTGGTCGCCCTAATGTTGGAAAGTCCACACTAATTAACCGTATGATTGGTGAAGAGCGTGTTGTTGCTTTTGATATGCCAGGAACGACACGCGACAGTATTTTTGTACCCTTTGAGCGAGATGGTCAAGCCTATACTTTGATTGATACGGCAGGTGTTAGGCGTCGTAAAAACATCAAAGAAAAAATAGAAAAATTTAGTATCGTGAAAGCGATTGAAGCTATGGAATCATGCAACATTGTTGTATTGGTTATCGATGGTTCAGAAGGCATAACCGATCAAGATTTGACGTTACTTGGTTTAGCACTTGAGTCAGGTCGTGGTTTGGTGATTACGATTAACAAATGGGATAACTTATCGGAAGATCAGCGTAACAAGATTAAACATGAGTTAGAGTTTAAGATGCCTTTTGTTGACTATGCCAAGAAACATTTGATTTCGGCATTGCACGGCTCAGGCGTAGGGGATTTGTTTAAAACGATTCGTGGTGTGTATCAAGCTGTAATGAAGAAAGTTTCGACGGCTGATTTGAATCGTGTTTTGGAACAAGCAATTCTGGACCATCAACCACCATTGATTGGCGGGCGACGTATAAAACTTCGTTATGCACATTTAGGTGGTTCCAACCCGCCGAGAGTGATTATTCATGGTACTCAGGTTGATAAGCTGCCTCAGGCTTATACCAAATATTTGATGAATGTTTTCCGTAAAGCCTTTAAATGGGAAGGAACACCTGTATTTATTGAATACAAGGTAACGGCAAACCCTTATGAGAATAGAAAAAGTGAGTTTAAAGCTCGTCGAGGTAAATCTGAAACACAAGCAGAAAACCTTGCTTTAAAACGACGTAAAAAGAAAAATTCACAGCAAAAACGACGAACAAATTAA
- the ndk gene encoding nucleoside-diphosphate kinase: MIQRTFSIIKPDAVNRNLIGEITARLEKSGLSVIASKMIHLTREQAAGFYAEHEGKPFYETLMTNMTAGPIVVQVLQGEGAIAKNREVMGATDPEKAEEGTIRKDFAVSMQQNSVHGSDSPESAAREIAFFFNEEDICPR, from the coding sequence ATGATTCAGCGCACGTTTTCTATTATCAAACCGGATGCGGTTAATAGAAATTTAATTGGTGAAATTACAGCAAGATTAGAAAAAAGTGGTCTATCTGTAATCGCTTCCAAAATGATTCACTTGACACGTGAACAGGCTGCGGGTTTTTATGCAGAACACGAAGGCAAGCCTTTTTATGAGACACTGATGACCAACATGACGGCTGGGCCAATTGTTGTGCAAGTGTTGCAAGGGGAAGGTGCCATTGCAAAGAATCGTGAAGTGATGGGGGCAACTGACCCTGAAAAAGCTGAGGAAGGTACAATTCGTAAAGACTTTGCTGTTTCCATGCAGCAAAACTCCGTGCATGGTTCTGATTCTCCCGAAAGTGCGGCAAGAGAGATTGCATTCTTTTTTAATGAAGAAGATATTTGTCCTCGTTAA
- a CDS encoding YfgM family protein — MNRYETDDEQVAALKNWWDKNGTMLLSAILVVALGWAGWNYYQKTQFAKASNASTTFEVLQSKVQQNAFGDVAREGLKLMENQPKSPYATATALMEAKFELEKGHTDKALENLQWVVKQNLDSALVFIAKLRMVGIYIDQKNYAKANSTLKTIDVTKLAAAEKANFDFTSGFLALQQNQLDTARKLLQQVVDNKAAAANLQNVARLQLGDLTP; from the coding sequence ATGAATCGTTACGAAACAGATGATGAACAAGTTGCTGCGCTGAAAAATTGGTGGGATAAGAATGGCACCATGCTTCTTTCAGCTATATTGGTAGTTGCACTAGGTTGGGCTGGTTGGAACTATTATCAAAAAACACAATTTGCTAAAGCATCAAACGCTTCAACAACGTTTGAAGTATTGCAATCCAAAGTACAGCAAAACGCTTTTGGGGATGTTGCGCGTGAAGGTTTGAAACTGATGGAAAATCAGCCTAAAAGTCCTTATGCAACTGCAACAGCTTTAATGGAAGCTAAGTTTGAGCTTGAAAAAGGTCATACAGATAAAGCATTGGAAAATTTGCAGTGGGTTGTTAAACAAAATCTGGATTCTGCACTGGTGTTTATTGCAAAGCTAAGAATGGTTGGCATCTATATTGATCAAAAAAATTATGCTAAAGCTAATTCAACGCTTAAAACCATCGATGTTACGAAGTTAGCGGCAGCTGAAAAAGCCAATTTTGATTTCACATCCGGGTTTCTTGCATTACAGCAAAACCAATTGGACACAGCTCGCAAACTTTTACAACAAGTTGTGGATAACAAAGCTGCAGCAGCAAACTTGCAAAATGTTGCGCGTTTGCAATTAGGCGATTTGACGCCTTAG
- the hisS gene encoding histidine--tRNA ligase, with amino-acid sequence MSKQISAIRGMNDYYGSSAQALDFIVETAETVLHQYGYQSIRLPIVEKTELFARSIGEVTDIVEKEMYTFEDRNGDSLTLRPEGTAGCVRAVIENGLTHNQIQKLYYMGPMFRYERPQKGRYRQFHQFGVEVFGLSNADVDAELIALTARLWDKLGLDNLELQINSLGSLEARQAYKDILVNYLSQHKDQLDEDSLRRLETNPLRILDSKNPDMKSLIEAAPKLMDHLDEESKAHFELLKTYLDDLGIEYVVNPNLVRGLDYYNKTVFEWVTTELGAQGTVCAGGRYDGLVEQIGGKATPASGFAMGLERLMSLLMDKNLVADVAEADIFMVLVGDAASRPGMVIAEQLRESLPDVKVVMNCGGGSFKSQFKKADKSGARIALIMAEDEVNNQQVGVKFLREERDQVTLGWQSLEAEITNYFNEL; translated from the coding sequence ATGTCGAAACAAATTTCTGCCATTCGTGGCATGAATGATTATTATGGAAGCTCTGCTCAAGCATTAGATTTTATTGTCGAGACGGCAGAAACTGTATTGCATCAATATGGCTATCAATCTATCCGTTTGCCGATCGTAGAAAAGACGGAGCTTTTTGCGCGCTCTATCGGTGAAGTAACCGATATCGTTGAGAAAGAAATGTATACCTTTGAAGATCGTAATGGTGATAGCTTGACCTTACGCCCAGAAGGGACTGCTGGTTGTGTTAGGGCAGTGATTGAAAATGGTCTGACCCATAATCAAATTCAAAAGCTTTATTATATGGGCCCTATGTTCAGGTATGAGCGTCCGCAAAAGGGGCGTTATCGTCAATTTCACCAGTTTGGTGTTGAAGTTTTCGGCTTGTCTAATGCGGATGTTGATGCCGAATTGATTGCTCTGACAGCAAGACTCTGGGATAAACTCGGCCTAGATAACTTGGAATTGCAAATTAATTCACTAGGCAGTTTAGAGGCAAGACAAGCGTATAAAGATATTTTGGTGAACTACCTTTCTCAGCATAAAGACCAGTTGGATGAAGACAGTTTAAGACGTCTTGAAACGAATCCGTTGAGAATTTTGGATAGCAAAAATCCGGATATGAAATCATTAATCGAAGCTGCACCAAAATTGATGGATCATCTTGATGAAGAATCCAAAGCGCATTTTGAATTGTTAAAAACCTATCTTGATGACTTGGGTATTGAGTATGTCGTTAACCCTAATTTAGTTCGTGGCTTAGATTACTACAATAAAACCGTATTTGAATGGGTAACAACCGAATTAGGTGCTCAGGGTACGGTTTGTGCAGGTGGACGTTATGACGGTCTGGTTGAACAAATAGGTGGTAAAGCAACGCCAGCAAGTGGTTTTGCGATGGGGCTTGAACGTTTAATGTCACTTTTGATGGATAAGAATCTAGTTGCTGATGTTGCCGAAGCCGATATTTTTATGGTTTTGGTGGGGGATGCAGCTTCACGTCCAGGCATGGTCATTGCCGAGCAACTCAGAGAATCCTTACCTGATGTTAAGGTGGTGATGAACTGTGGCGGTGGTAGCTTTAAAAGCCAATTTAAAAAGGCAGATAAGTCCGGCGCAAGGATTGCATTAATTATGGCTGAAGACGAAGTTAATAACCAACAAGTCGGTGTGAAGTTTCTTCGCGAAGAAAGAGACCAAGTGACACTAGGTTGGCAATCTCTAGAAGCTGAAATAACAAATTATTTTAATGAATTGTAA
- the rlmN gene encoding 23S rRNA (adenine(2503)-C(2))-methyltransferase RlmN, with product MQFVEEKIEESQPVIYDGKVDLLGLDAKGLADFFTSIGEKAFRSTQVMKWIHQFGVSDFDEMTNLSKALREKLKQTAIIRTPKIIAEQKSEDGTIKWLVEVDNNNSVEAVFIPEKSRGTLCISSQVGCALDCSFCATGKQGFNRNLENWEIVAQMWVANKALGCKPKEERVISNVVFMGMGEPLLNVTHTFPAARILMDDNAYGLSKRRVTISTAGVVPAIDRIKESLDVSLAISLHAPNNALRDELVPINQRYPLEVLMPALHRYVEGGHSKKHVTVEYVMLDGINDSLEHAQQLIELLGDLPCKVNLIPFNPFKGTPYLRSSNNAVRRFQDKLVNAGLKCTVRRTRGDDIDAACGQLAGKITDRTKRTLNKVEVKSV from the coding sequence TTGCAGTTCGTTGAAGAAAAAATCGAAGAAAGTCAGCCGGTTATTTATGATGGCAAGGTTGATTTGCTGGGTCTTGATGCTAAAGGGTTGGCAGACTTTTTTACGTCTATTGGTGAGAAAGCCTTTCGCTCTACGCAGGTGATGAAATGGATTCACCAATTTGGTGTGAGCGACTTTGACGAAATGACTAACCTAAGCAAGGCATTGCGTGAAAAGCTTAAGCAGACGGCCATTATTCGTACACCAAAAATTATTGCTGAACAGAAGTCGGAAGATGGCACGATTAAGTGGCTGGTGGAAGTGGATAACAATAATAGTGTTGAAGCTGTTTTTATTCCTGAAAAATCCAGAGGGACACTTTGTATTTCTTCACAAGTTGGCTGTGCTTTAGATTGCAGTTTTTGTGCGACCGGTAAGCAGGGCTTTAACCGTAACTTGGAAAACTGGGAAATTGTTGCTCAGATGTGGGTGGCGAATAAGGCCTTAGGCTGTAAACCTAAAGAAGAGCGTGTGATTTCAAACGTTGTTTTTATGGGAATGGGCGAGCCTCTCTTAAATGTGACGCATACTTTTCCAGCAGCAAGAATTTTGATGGATGACAATGCTTATGGCTTGTCTAAACGCCGTGTCACCATTAGTACTGCGGGTGTTGTACCTGCAATTGATAGAATTAAAGAAAGCCTTGATGTCAGTCTTGCTATTTCATTGCACGCTCCTAATAACGCATTAAGAGATGAGTTGGTGCCAATCAACCAGAGATATCCGTTGGAAGTGCTTATGCCTGCTTTACATCGTTACGTTGAAGGTGGCCATAGTAAAAAACACGTTACGGTTGAGTATGTGATGTTAGATGGCATTAATGATTCTTTAGAGCATGCTCAGCAACTTATTGAGTTGTTGGGGGATTTGCCATGTAAAGTTAATTTAATCCCATTTAACCCTTTTAAAGGCACGCCTTATCTTAGATCATCAAATAACGCGGTAAGACGCTTTCAAGATAAATTGGTTAATGCGGGTCTTAAATGTACCGTACGCAGAACACGCGGTGATGACATAGATGCTGCATGTGGGCAATTGGCAGGAAAAATTACGGATAGAACGAAAAGAACTTTGAACAAGGTGGAAGTAAAGTCCGTCTGA
- a CDS encoding RNA methyltransferase, whose translation MIEDYRSHPKLSKIKIVLIETSHPGNIGAVARAMKNMGLSQLVLVNPKEFPSQVASARASGAADILSQAVVKESLDEAIADCKLVVGASARLRKVSWPQMDVRETANMIMEVTENESDQVALLFGREDSGLSNAELDKCHYLAHIPTNPTYSSLNIAAAVQVFVYECLMATDLKHSFSSGQYNHRLASSEQLEGFYDHLYQSLQDIGFLDPAKNARFMRRMRRMFNRTQLDVKEIDILRGILTATQRQAINLQALELEKEQK comes from the coding sequence ATGATAGAAGATTACAGAAGCCACCCGAAACTGTCAAAAATTAAAATTGTTTTGATTGAGACATCTCATCCGGGCAATATTGGGGCTGTTGCAAGAGCTATGAAAAACATGGGTTTAAGCCAGTTAGTATTGGTAAACCCTAAAGAGTTTCCAAGCCAAGTTGCTTCAGCTAGAGCTTCTGGTGCAGCGGATATATTGAGTCAAGCTGTGGTTAAAGAGTCTTTGGATGAGGCTATTGCGGATTGTAAATTGGTAGTTGGAGCAAGTGCTCGTCTGCGCAAGGTTTCATGGCCTCAAATGGATGTACGTGAAACAGCCAATATGATTATGGAAGTTACTGAAAATGAGAGTGATCAAGTGGCTTTGTTATTTGGCCGTGAAGACTCTGGTTTAAGTAATGCAGAGTTAGATAAATGTCATTATTTAGCTCATATACCAACAAACCCAACCTATAGTTCACTAAATATTGCAGCAGCTGTGCAAGTGTTTGTATATGAGTGTTTGATGGCAACAGATCTGAAGCACAGCTTTTCATCAGGACAGTACAATCATAGATTAGCATCTTCTGAACAATTGGAAGGTTTTTATGATCATCTATATCAAAGTTTGCAGGATATTGGGTTTCTTGACCCTGCCAAAAACGCGCGTTTTATGCGACGAATGCGACGAATGTTCAACCGTACGCAATTAGATGTTAAGGAAATTGATATTTTAAGAGGTATTCTGACAGCTACACAGCGTCAGGCGATAAACTTACAAGCGCTTGAATTAGAAAAAGAACAAAAATAA
- a CDS encoding Rrf2 family transcriptional regulator: protein MKLTSKGRYAVTAMLDIAINQSKGPITLAMISERQDISLSYLEQIFAKLKKSDLVLSARGPGGGYRLSRNPGEISVSEVIAAVNEDLEARKCKGKENCKGGEECLSHELWSDLSEMIEQFLENITLEKIIEKRSSVKEIVFA, encoded by the coding sequence ATGAAGCTGACTTCGAAAGGCCGCTACGCTGTTACAGCGATGCTTGATATTGCTATTAATCAGTCTAAAGGACCGATTACTTTGGCGATGATTTCTGAAAGACAAGATATCTCACTCTCTTATTTAGAGCAGATCTTTGCTAAATTAAAAAAATCCGATTTAGTGTTGAGTGCAAGAGGTCCAGGTGGTGGTTATCGACTCAGTCGTAATCCGGGAGAAATTTCTGTTAGCGAAGTTATTGCGGCAGTTAATGAAGATCTCGAAGCCAGAAAATGTAAAGGGAAAGAAAATTGTAAGGGCGGCGAAGAGTGTTTGTCGCATGAACTATGGTCAGATCTAAGTGAAATGATCGAGCAATTTTTAGAAAACATTACACTAGAAAAAATTATTGAAAAACGTTCAAGCGTAAAAGAAATCGTATTTGCTTAG